CGGACTTTCAGTCACGACTCTCCGTTTCTGACATTTCTGTGCCGGATGCGGTCACTAAGAAAACGGCTACCGACGCCACCGCAAACGGCCGGCCCGGCCAGCCTCGAGCctcgtcgtcttcgtcgtcgGTCTATTCCTCGTCGAAAACTGAAATTCAAGTGCCAAAAAACGGGTCAGGTTCTCGAACCGGCAGCCGTGACGCTGGTTCGAGAATGACCAATCAGGCGGATGAACATCGACAACAGGTCGATGCGCAATCGACGCGGGACGTGACGGACGCCAGCCTCATTCCTTTAGAATTGGACACCACCTACCTGACGCTGACTCCGCAATACACTTCGTTTGAGGCCACCTGCTCGCTGGCGATGCCGCTCGATTCGACGTGCATGACGGAAAGCGGATTGGCAGCGCACCAGGCGGCCAACGAAGCCAACGATCGATCCATGTTTTCCAGCAAACTGAGTCCCATTCCGCGGGCCGTTTCTCCGCTGGCCCTCATTTCGGACAGCGACACGAGCGTCATCCGCACCGAGCAGAAGCAATCGACTTCGTCTTCCGATCGATCCGAACGGGATCGTTCCGTCGGATTGGAAAATGTGGTCGACGACAACACGGCCAGCCTCGTGCAGCCGCCCGCGACCTCGGTGCAAGTGCGGATGAAAAAATCGGACGACCTGCTGGCCCGACTCCGCGCCGAGATCCAGCGGGACGAGAGTCTTTATCGCTCCATCCAGCAGGTGGACCGTTTGGAGGACTCGGCCGCCGCCAAGGAATCGTCGAAACGCTTCCGCATTCAAATCGATTCGGAAACGCGCTCGTTCATCGAAGCCCAGACGGACGCGTTGCGATCCATCGCCCAGGAAGTCAGGGGTGGAATAGCCGGAAATGCAACCGTTTTCTTACAGGCAAGTCAGGCCGCCATGGAAGTGGATCGCGTTCACAATCGGCAAGTGTTCGATTCCGGTGGACGGCAGACGTACAGCTCGGATTTCGACGAGCCTTCGATCCGCACAGAAATTCCGAGCGAATCCCAGCCGGCTAAATCGACTGGGCCCAATTCGCCGAAACGTTCGTTAGACTGCGGTTCGGATTATTCGGAGCGCGGCGGGCTGGATTCGTCGGACGCTTCGGTCCTTCCACCCAAAGCCGTCGACATTCTGCTGCAAGAAGAGGCTAAACAGCAACGATTGCTGTTGAAATTACGAGAAAAGGCGCAAGTGGAGAAGACGCTGGCCGAGCTGGAGCTGCTGCAGATGCAGAAACGCATCCTGCGGGCGCAGGGAGAACGAGGCAAGGCGGccagcattaaaaaaaaacagcgcGGACTGCTGTTGAAACTGCAAGAGGAAAGGTCGCGCATCGAAGCCCTGCGACGCCAACACAAGAAGGAAGAACAGAGGAGCAAAGCATCTTGCGATTACCAGCATTACGACAGCAGTTCGTGGGAGACGGACGTCAGCGCCATGTCTAATTCGACTGTCGGAGCCGGTGACACTTCGGCTTCCGTCGTTGGCGAGGCGGCTCAAGCGGCTGATTCGTCATCCGCCACCTCCACTTTGCGGCAGGTTCTCAGCGAAGCCGCTCACGTTCAGGTAGTTTTTCGCCTGCTCAATTCTGTACTTCCTTCAATTCCTAATTTGATTATAACGTTTGGGCCGGCCCCTGTTGTCATCCATCACCGGCCGTTTTTCACAATCGCAGCAACTTTCTAGCAATGACGAAGCGGTCGACGATGACGCCGAGTTGAGCCACCAACTCAGCCGATCTGAACTGGAAGGTCACGACCCGGCATCGGCCTTGTCCAGTGTCCGGTTGCGCGCGCCCTTATCGCCCAGGACGACGACGGAAAACATCCGCATTCGGTCGAAATTTCTCCGCCGTCGTCATTCGAGCGGTTCGGACGACTCGATCAATCTGTCCCAGAATGGTACATGGTTTTTATCGATTAATTTAGGGGGGGGTTTGCTTTATGAATGATGGCGGCGGTTAGCTCCCCCTCCCCGCCCTGATTGACGGTTGGATAACGAGCCACGTTTATATAATTACAGAAACGGCGTCTGACGTCAGCGATGTGGAGAGTCGCCTGTTGGCCTTGAATGATCAGCTCCGACGACGTCAAACGGAAGCCAAGCGCTTGAAGACCGAACACAATCGACTTAGCAAAGAGAAACGGAAGGCTCAAGAAAGCGCCTTGATCAAACAAATTGAGGTAACAAGggaaaccaaacaaacaacaaaaacatggaagactttgttttttttttctatttgtattTTATGCTGATGTAATCCATCCTCATTTGTTCTACTGACGTGGCCCCGTGACGCGTGGAAAATTCTTCgctcttttgttgttttttttcccaccaGGTGTACGACCGTTGCATCACCGACCTTCGCTCCCAGCTGGATGCCGATGCTGAAACGGGCGCAACCGCAAACGCCGTCCTGGCTGTTCGACCTGTCATTCGTCAGCCACGAGCTCTCATCCGTACCGATGGAGCCCAATCGCCAACGTCCGGCGGCCGATCGGAATCCGAATCGGCCAAGTCGCTGGAAGCGGAGGGACACATCCCGCCGGCGGAACAGAAGGAAGAGCATTCCTCGGGAACGTCTTCCATCAGCACGCAAGTACACACAGAAGCGGATGAATCTATGGGGCAGTTGAGCGAACATGAATCCATCCGAGAACCGGAGTTGGTCGATGATAAAGACGTGGCCGTATTGCCAGCGATCGAGTCTGCCGAATCGGAGAAATCTCTTTCGGAATTGTCGACCGATCCATCGGCTACGCAGGAGAACCAGGCCGAGATCTCCGATTGCGCTCGTGCCGATGTTTTCAACCAAACGATGATCATTAAAAGCGACGTTCAAGTTAAGGAAGAATTGGCCGAAGACATTTCGAAATTCATTCTAGATCAGCTGATTGAAGAAACCGTCGCATTGACCAGCTGCTGcatcttgaaaaagaagaaaaaagctgAAATTCCGGCATCTAACAAATCGTCGGCGGATGTCTTGCAAAGAGTCAGTGCCCTTCTGTCGACCGGAACGGATGCACCCAAAGGAAATCGTTGCCAGCTGTACCTGACGACGACGTTCGACATTTTCAGTCCTGACGATGTTCACTCGCCTGTGGCTCATCCGGCCGGAAGCCCATCTGGCCCACCTTGCGATGTTTCTAGCGCAGAAGGGCGTGACGCTCTCGAGTCAAAGTTGAATGAATTGCGTATCGAGAACGAATGGATCGACGATGACTTGCAGCCCGTCCCATCGGACTCTGTTGTTGCGGACGAGAATCGGGACAAAGTGATTCAAGAGGCCGAGGCGTTAGAGCGCGAACAGAAACGGATTGAGCAGGAAATTCAGCGATTGAGCTCCGGATCGGTTCTCTATCTGCGGGAGATACCCAACAAGCCGCCGCCTCCCTACACCCCGCCGGGCCAGGCGCTCACTTGGCAGAAGATACGCTCTCCAGTCGTGGCTGAAAATCAGCAAATCATCCCAAAGTCTAAGGAAGATGTAGCCCGATGTTGTCGTCGTTTTACCGAATACCTGCTCGATCACGATGCAGAGCCAGATGTGCACATCCCGGATGAATTGCTCACGTCCGATCGTCCGTTACAAGCCGATCAGCCCGCCGAATGCCAAGTGAATTGCCGGGCATTTTTGTCTCTTCTGGCCGATTTGTCACGTCTCCACCTGACCGAGTTGAGAAAACAAGCCACGTTTCTTGCAAATCAGAAATGTATGGGCGGCAGACCGATCCGGTCGCGCACCGAGCTCGTAAAGGCCGTCGAAAGCGCCGTCCTGGTTCAAATGAATTACCAGCCGCGTTTGCTGCGCGAAAGTCAACTGGCTAGATGGTCGCAAAAGAAACGCGATCGAGTTGACGAGATTCTCGTACGCGAATTGCAAATCGAAGAGAAATTTTGGACGGATTTCTCCAGCGAAGAAGTACAAGTCAAACACCAAACAGCCGATGCCATACTCGATATGCTGTTGGATGAAACAGCTTCCATTTGCAATCGCATGATTATGCAAGCCGCCAAATAGCCCATcattgttttatatttatcttGCTAATTTTTGctaaaattctttcttttcgcgTTGACTAATACACTGCTATTTTTgagaagacaaaaataaaCCGCTCATTTCTCTATTTTACGTATGGATGAAAGCGGATAGTTTTTCGGAAGAGGAAAGTTTGGTATTGTTCCAACTGGAAAATGAGTTTGGTTGAAAGTAATCAGCCTATGGTAattgattcctttttttttttttccattttctttacTCGGTGCATGTGGCGTTGTCTTCGTCTTTCTAACTCAAGGCTATTTTGACACCTAACCACGAGATTTCCCTTTTCCTTGACTAGAGGGATACGTGACTGCGTGAGGAAACGTCCTTCCAGAACCGTAATGGCCTCTTGGTGAGTTGTGAAACCCTGCAATTTGGCCGCTggcatccttttttttctctcttttttgaaattcttggACATGTTAATATTTTAGTATAGGTCTATTCTTTATGTTTCGTAAGGTTACACACAATGGGCTTTACGTAAGGTATTACCAAAGTGGTAaacattgtttttcaatttcattttatcTATTGCATTGatggctatttttttttcctctcttttaaATTAGGTTTCAGTTGCAAAAAAGGATGGATGGTGAACCGCCATCCGTCAGAACTCAtaagatatatatatatttatttcatGGCCAATTTGGCAACATCCCTCAATTAGCCTTTATGCTAATAAGCTCATTTAACGTCATTTTCACTTTCGTGCTTCATAATTCACgttgtttgaaaaattgcaGGTGCATTTCCAAATGGAAATTATTTtaataagcaaaaaaaaagaaagaaaaaaccaccTAGGTATGCTGCTTTCCTTGTAGTGTaagcattttttgttttcatttgtaatgtAACTCAAGGCTACTACTAGGATAGTTCTAGTGTTTACAGTTTTCCCTTTCCTTGGTATCATGCTTGGCATGAAGGGTGGCAAGGTAGCCTATACGGTCGGTCACAGCTGACCTCACTGATAATGCAAAAGTTTATGTGAAACCTCGGGCCACTTTCATCGCCTGTTCGtaatttcgtttttgaaaTCAATTCGTTTCACTGGAGCTGCTGTTGATAAGTGGATAAGATCTTTTCTATACAACATGACAGTTACGTACGAAGCAGAAATGGTAAGTAGTATCGGAATctatactttttttcaattcatgAGATgctggttttcctttttctgttCAGGTAATTAATCAATGCCAGCTGTTATACAATCGAAGAATATTGATCAGATGAAACAAAATCTCCACATTTGCTAAGAAACCTAGTATTAATCTTTCCTCGTAATATTCAGGTCCAATGAGTAGGTACAGCATCGCTCTTGTCCATTGtggtaattttcttttccatacAACTGCCATTCTAACGTAGCAAGGTGAAGAGAAAACAATCTTTTTACCTTGtttcttgattttctttaaattggcTAACCTTCTGTAGAAAGAACAAATTAAGAAAGGGGAACCAAAAGTTGGGCAAGGTTAATAGAATGATGAAATTATTTTTGACCAATAATTTGGAATGTCGATTGTTGGTTTCCATTGTTTCCTTTTGGTACACATCCATCACTCCCGAAGACTCGTGGACATTCCACGCGAAGGTGGGATGAACttcatttattatttcttttgtttttgctgttttttaaTACAATGTAATAGGTGTTACAAGCCCGTGAGACTTCCCCAAAAGGATTCGTACTTTTTCATGGTTGGAATTTTATGTCAGCATGTTAAATTCAAAAGAAGCCTCTATCAGAATTTATTGCTTTTCTCCTCAAAATCCATGAAACATGTATCAATGCTCCATTGGTATTGCGACAAGCGATGGGTAACGTATTGTGAAGCTGATGAAATCAAATTGATACGATTTTCTAAAATATAGTTTACTTAGGTAAAAAGGAAGGTCAAGACACGCATCATTGAACTGGtcaatttggaaaaaaaatgactgcCTGTAAAAATGTTGTCGCCATCATTAGCTACTTGATTCCATATGAAGGCTGCGGCCTATATTTTGACCATAGCCTTCCTGGATCAAGGTatatgaaatgaaaagatgtATTGGTTTAGTTTTAATGTTTCTTGTCGTTTTCGCTTTAACATAGGGAAGGTGTCCGGCTTGCAGGAACATCAAACGTGTTTTGACGCAGCATAATAATCAAAGTTCTAATCGTGCTGATGGTCCAATTTTTCACGATAACTAAGAAATCAATGTGGAAGCGTGAAATTAGTTATATGGATAGTCAACTTCAACGCTTTTCGCTGCTCCGTCCCGaagataaaatattaaaatttttataaattgaagtgcatatctgggctcccttcttttctgtggccccgtttccccttgactcgtaataagcccgtagggggtcatgcccctactgtgatcagcagtaaaggttgtgagtgcgctgtccggaaaggggacgtgggggtcctcaagttctgagatatcattggagggcgaagaggctacccacaaatccgaataacggttaatcgctcacgtaaaaacttgtccgaaaccttccatccttttccggcttctcttagccactccccgggtaatctccccgggggcTTGGTTCAATTGAGGTAGGGTTTACCCCTACCTCATTTAAAAGTTATATTTCAATACAAAAtagttcaaaatattttttcaaaaacttgtttttgttttgatttgttgGTTTGTATATCTTTTTGTGCAATGCACTTAATCCATTACGATTAATCTGAATTACGTCTGTGTTTTCTTGTAACTTCCTTGAAGTACGTGGATTTACATGTATACCCATATAGAATAAGTCGTTTGATCTTAACTTCTGTCACAACTTTCTGATGACTTAGTTTATTCATGTAAACACTGTTTGAAAGTGCCATTTTGACATTCGATTAATATCGGAATAAatcatattttatttcaactaGACTTTGTAAGGAATCGAACCTTTACTTTACAGCATGCCTcgccgatgctcaaccacaGAGCCATTAGTCACATTATAGATCTCACTGTTTCGCTTTTTCATTTGAGGTTTGTGTACATTTAGGTGTAAATATACATAGGCTATATCCACGTAGAATTATATTGTTGAATGAACATTTCCAAGGTAAACGGATGACATATTGTTCCCTTTACAGACTTTTTCATTGGCTAATAAACTAAACTACACATGAGAATTGTATATATCAAACAAAAGCAAGAATAAACAGTGGAATCAAATTTATCAACTGCGACTCAACCACTAATCTGACTATCTACTACTTATCAACTACTAATCTAACTAAATTCAATTTATCACCCCTAAACTTAAATTCAAGGATACACAGGTTTGCTATTTGTTGTTTAATAATGCTtgtattcattttcttttcatagaCTACAAATACAACTACGTGCAGTCAACCTTGGCAGTGCCTCAATTGGTTGCATAAGTTAGACAACTATGATACAACTACAAAAGCCTAATGAAGAATTTTTGCAAggaaaaagtttgaaaaattcTATGAGTGCAATCTCTTTCAATTCTCTATAATTATCAATCTACATCTGGGAAATGTGTagtaagatttaaaaataaactttaatCAATCACACGAGAACACAATGTGTTTAGTAGACATGTTTGTGTACAGCAAAGTCTCTTTCCATTTGGGGAAGGGATCTTGGATTCTCTTAAAAGCACAAAGTTTTGTTTCACTACCAACATtgttaaaaattagaaaataaaagcaaGTCCTTTAGAATTATGAATCAGAAGATCATAAGCAGCACAGCACCCATTCCTAATGCAATACAATACAATCAGAAGATTTTTCATAATGGTCAAACACTTCACTTGTCCCTTGTTCCCCTGCAATTGAAACTTTTGTTTCGCTTCTTTACAGCCGTTTTAAATTCTTAATTATAAAaaccaagttttttttaaaaataaaaaacttacGTGCTTACATCAACCTCACTCCTGAAGCGAGTTAACTATTTCCGAAGCAGACGAACTGTATGACTAACTCAATTTTGCCCATTGATTTGAAAAGTACTGTCACTGACatcgccatctagcggaaaATCTGACAGGAAAATAAGCCcaacttctctttttttttttcaataacacgtttttttgttaaaaatttaCATGATTTGgtttcaaaattcaataaaaattacaataaaacaATACAATTTACAAAATAGTCGGACTTACTTCTTTTATGGACAAGTGAGTGGATTTCAAGTTGAGTTTCAAAGTAGATGGTGCCACTGCTGCATATTTTCTAGACATGACATAACCTGTTTCATTTCTGTTTTAGCGTCCTTGGAGAATACCTGCGTCATTAAGTTCTTGTCAAAATTACACTCCTGATGTCGTGTGGTTTTACCTGGAATTTAGCGTACGTTTTCCATTTTGTGCTTTACAACTTTAAAGTAAACTCATACTTAGTTAAAGTTACTATGGCACTGACTAATTCCTAATAAACATTGTAACATACTTATTCAAAGGTGTTCGAAGTAGAAGCATGGCTTGCTTTGCCAgcacgttttttttaaatctcctTTAGTCATATGCATCAAATTTTCAAACCTATGGCACTCTATAAAGAAAACAGCTCTTAGTATTCTTTTCTAACAAATTTTCTAGTTCCTTACATGTATCATAAGGTAATGTTACGATTGATCATTAAAAGTAtaacaattttaattttacctTTAGGTCTCGGAACTGTGCCCGATGTGCTGTGATGGCCACAGGACCCTTTTTGTGACAGAATGCAATACCAAAGATGTTTTGTTGCcactgtaaataaaaaatcttaaGTGTCACTCCTGTGTTGATGAATTGCTAGCTCACACGTAAGAAGTAAAAGGAAGTTCAAGATTTTGGGCTTGTCATTGTGTCCATTGATGACTGTTTGTCACATGGTGGAGGCTACTGT
This sequence is a window from Daphnia magna isolate NIES linkage group LG7, ASM2063170v1.1, whole genome shotgun sequence. Protein-coding genes within it:
- the LOC116926475 gene encoding uncharacterized protein LOC116926475 isoform X3 — protein: MQILMICTQMKLLQLLEEIQQLKSNIQKTDEKILGTYVKSPSKRKKKSDVPARKVAYDVLYPAIDMAGSRVEEEKHGRRRVVRDTIVSHCLNAGGATAPDDVTSGRPWTTSCATHFTPAPVASWQFGEPSFRPDIRRRSNREQEQTSLKLVEEYCRPAFRHDGQQPKIATDDQPPSAGGSQQLTGREGSGFKRIYATNRAATSNVHPVSGGKAGGRGHAVDDGQDDDNEEAAHSPANNATADGENSRHASMPLNATDLSDNLGPQWVDGAEVDESFQPVPPDKIEPEFGRPTSAGLVEEQPAADQVDVKGDDLHDQSVPEEEQLIDASAAEGRDFQRAERTRHYDRDEIRQYMQKQRKERKEKIGQQPSAPVCHHSRISPMKRSDLGLPDKPVVQTKRKERAEAMARKQVCAEKPKSVGVCKTSLRPREEKKKKLDSASSRGHKGIQTEPMAARQTIDEATQMSARSQFSDSSTDWLHTVPTATGATVTGDGWTAQQPAASQSTDQRLRCASSGVLQSSPRSQLLARDHPAVTAAHTQPKPVTKLIQKIEDLELYIGHLLEAPTFQAVQTASVHLLLPAAVERPRDIGPFASYRPSGPVELPTKLSPYRPPVSPTPVTVNSHPLSRTVTDGPTRVGQPTPPTRISSLKLEQFQLDTTASTEYHPLPDHLAAFLRLDSRRSRDGSPTVRAGPEIASQSKAESKHGDKRSRYVTEEATELSSLFQQQLSRHPEAAVAGQSDGRTKRAPAEQRPTVGGRQDEEPQTYFRDFNEILQMDPNPLTERSNSWKRIASRSVMPDGADAFPIPAAPYNILSALSDELKATMNRIPRASDHSSDSDFQSRLSVSDISVPDAVTKKTATDATANGRPGQPRASSSSSSVYSSSKTEIQVPKNGSGSRTGSRDAGSRMTNQADEHRQQVDAQSTRDVTDASLIPLELDTTYLTLTPQYTSFEATCSLAMPLDSTCMTESGLAAHQAANEANDRSMFSSKLSPIPRAVSPLALISDSDTSVIRTEQKQSTSSSDRSERDRSVGLENVVDDNTASLVQPPATSVQVRMKKSDDLLARLRAEIQRDESLYRSIQQVDRLEDSAAAKESSKRFRIQIDSETRSFIEAQTDALRSIAQEVRGGIAGNATVFLQASQAAMEVDRVHNRQVFDSGGRQTYSSDFDEPSIRTEIPSESQPAKSTGPNSPKRSLDCGSDYSERGGLDSSDASVLPPKAVDILLQEEAKQQRLLLKLREKAQVEKTLAELELLQMQKRILRAQGERGKAASIKKKQRGLLLKLQEERSRIEALRRQHKKEEQRSKASCDYQHYDSSSWETDVSAMSNSTVGAGDTSASVVGEAAQAADSSSATSTLRQVLSEAAHVQQLSSNDEAVDDDAELSHQLSRSELEGHDPASALSSVRLRAPLSPRTTTENIRIRSKFLRRRHSSGSDDSINLSQNETASDVSDVESRLLALNDQLRRRQTEAKRLKTEHNRLSKEKRKAQESALIKQIEVYDRCITDLRSQLDADAETGATANAVLAVRPVIRQPRALIRTDGAQSPTSGGRSESESAKSLEAEGHIPPAEQKEEHSSGTSSISTQVHTEADESMGQLSEHESIREPELVDDKDVAVLPAIESAESEKSLSELSTDPSATQENQAEISDCARADVFNQTMIIKSDVQVKEELAEDISKFILDQLIEETVALTSCCILKKKKKAEIPASNKSSADVLQRVSALLSTGTDAPKGNRCQLYLTTTFDIFSPDDVHSPVAHPAGSPSGPPCDVSSAEGRDALESKLNELRIENEWIDDDLQPVPSDSVVADENRDKVIQEAEALEREQKRIEQEIQRLSSGSVLYLREIPNKPPPPYTPPGQALTWQKIRSPVVAENQQIIPKSKEDVARCCRRFTEYLLDHDAEPDVHIPDELLTSDRPLQADQPAECQVNCRAFLSLLADLSRLHLTELRKQATFLANQKCMGGRPIRSRTELVKAVESAVLVQMNYQPRLLRESQLARWSQKKRDRVDEILVRELQIEEKFWTDFSSEEVQVKHQTADAILDMLLDETASICNRMIMQAAK
- the LOC116926475 gene encoding uncharacterized protein LOC116926475 isoform X5 → MFIPSQVKSREADRPPAAVTTKRIEQRQQDPTAGGKAGGRGHAVDDGQDDDNEEAAHSPANNATADGENSRHASMPLNATDLSDNLGPQWVDGAEVDESFQPVPPDKIEPEFGRPTSAGLVEEQPAADQVDVKGDDLHDQSVPEEEQLIDASAAEGRDFQRAERTRHYDRDEIRQYMQKQRKERKEKIGQQPSAPVCHHSRISPMKRSDLGLPDKPVVQTKRKERAEAMARKQVCAEKPKSVGVCKTSLRPREEKKKKLDSASSRGHKGIQTEPMAARQTIDEATQMSARSQFSDSSTDWLHTVPTATGATVTGDGWTAQQPAASQSTDQRLRCASSGVLQSSPRSQLLARDHPAVTAAHTQPKPVTKLIQKIEDLELYIGHLLEAPTFQAVQTASVHLLLPAAVERPRDIGPFASYRPSGPVELPTKLSPYRPPVSPTPVTVNSHPLSRTVTDGPTRVGQPTPPTRISSLKLEQFQLDTTASTEYHPLPDHLAAFLRLDSRRSRDGSPTVRAGPEIASQSKAESKHGDKRSRYVTEEATELSSLFQQQLSRHPEAAVAGQSDGRTKRAPAEQRPTVGGRQDEEPQTYFRDFNEILQMDPNPLTERSNSWKRIASRSVMPDGADAFPIPAAPYNILSALSDELKATMNRIPRASDHSSDSDFQSRLSVSDISVPDAVTKKTATDATANGRPGQPRASSSSSSVYSSSKTEIQVPKNGSGSRTGSRDAGSRMTNQADEHRQQVDAQSTRDVTDASLIPLELDTTYLTLTPQYTSFEATCSLAMPLDSTCMTESGLAAHQAANEANDRSMFSSKLSPIPRAVSPLALISDSDTSVIRTEQKQSTSSSDRSERDRSVGLENVVDDNTASLVQPPATSVQVRMKKSDDLLARLRAEIQRDESLYRSIQQVDRLEDSAAAKESSKRFRIQIDSETRSFIEAQTDALRSIAQEVRGGIAGNATVFLQASQAAMEVDRVHNRQVFDSGGRQTYSSDFDEPSIRTEIPSESQPAKSTGPNSPKRSLDCGSDYSERGGLDSSDASVLPPKAVDILLQEEAKQQRLLLKLREKAQVEKTLAELELLQMQKRILRAQGERGKAASIKKKQRGLLLKLQEERSRIEALRRQHKKEEQRSKASCDYQHYDSSSWETDVSAMSNSTVGAGDTSASVVGEAAQAADSSSATSTLRQVLSEAAHVQQLSSNDEAVDDDAELSHQLSRSELEGHDPASALSSVRLRAPLSPRTTTENIRIRSKFLRRRHSSGSDDSINLSQNETASDVSDVESRLLALNDQLRRRQTEAKRLKTEHNRLSKEKRKAQESALIKQIEVYDRCITDLRSQLDADAETGATANAVLAVRPVIRQPRALIRTDGAQSPTSGGRSESESAKSLEAEGHIPPAEQKEEHSSGTSSISTQVHTEADESMGQLSEHESIREPELVDDKDVAVLPAIESAESEKSLSELSTDPSATQENQAEISDCARADVFNQTMIIKSDVQVKEELAEDISKFILDQLIEETVALTSCCILKKKKKAEIPASNKSSADVLQRVSALLSTGTDAPKGNRCQLYLTTTFDIFSPDDVHSPVAHPAGSPSGPPCDVSSAEGRDALESKLNELRIENEWIDDDLQPVPSDSVVADENRDKVIQEAEALEREQKRIEQEIQRLSSGSVLYLREIPNKPPPPYTPPGQALTWQKIRSPVVAENQQIIPKSKEDVARCCRRFTEYLLDHDAEPDVHIPDELLTSDRPLQADQPAECQVNCRAFLSLLADLSRLHLTELRKQATFLANQKCMGGRPIRSRTELVKAVESAVLVQMNYQPRLLRESQLARWSQKKRDRVDEILVRELQIEEKFWTDFSSEEVQVKHQTADAILDMLLDETASICNRMIMQAAK
- the LOC116926475 gene encoding uncharacterized protein LOC116926475 isoform X4 codes for the protein MFIPSQQVKSREADRPPAAVTTKRIEQRQQDPTAGGKAGGRGHAVDDGQDDDNEEAAHSPANNATADGENSRHASMPLNATDLSDNLGPQWVDGAEVDESFQPVPPDKIEPEFGRPTSAGLVEEQPAADQVDVKGDDLHDQSVPEEEQLIDASAAEGRDFQRAERTRHYDRDEIRQYMQKQRKERKEKIGQQPSAPVCHHSRISPMKRSDLGLPDKPVVQTKRKERAEAMARKQVCAEKPKSVGVCKTSLRPREEKKKKLDSASSRGHKGIQTEPMAARQTIDEATQMSARSQFSDSSTDWLHTVPTATGATVTGDGWTAQQPAASQSTDQRLRCASSGVLQSSPRSQLLARDHPAVTAAHTQPKPVTKLIQKIEDLELYIGHLLEAPTFQAVQTASVHLLLPAAVERPRDIGPFASYRPSGPVELPTKLSPYRPPVSPTPVTVNSHPLSRTVTDGPTRVGQPTPPTRISSLKLEQFQLDTTASTEYHPLPDHLAAFLRLDSRRSRDGSPTVRAGPEIASQSKAESKHGDKRSRYVTEEATELSSLFQQQLSRHPEAAVAGQSDGRTKRAPAEQRPTVGGRQDEEPQTYFRDFNEILQMDPNPLTERSNSWKRIASRSVMPDGADAFPIPAAPYNILSALSDELKATMNRIPRASDHSSDSDFQSRLSVSDISVPDAVTKKTATDATANGRPGQPRASSSSSSVYSSSKTEIQVPKNGSGSRTGSRDAGSRMTNQADEHRQQVDAQSTRDVTDASLIPLELDTTYLTLTPQYTSFEATCSLAMPLDSTCMTESGLAAHQAANEANDRSMFSSKLSPIPRAVSPLALISDSDTSVIRTEQKQSTSSSDRSERDRSVGLENVVDDNTASLVQPPATSVQVRMKKSDDLLARLRAEIQRDESLYRSIQQVDRLEDSAAAKESSKRFRIQIDSETRSFIEAQTDALRSIAQEVRGGIAGNATVFLQASQAAMEVDRVHNRQVFDSGGRQTYSSDFDEPSIRTEIPSESQPAKSTGPNSPKRSLDCGSDYSERGGLDSSDASVLPPKAVDILLQEEAKQQRLLLKLREKAQVEKTLAELELLQMQKRILRAQGERGKAASIKKKQRGLLLKLQEERSRIEALRRQHKKEEQRSKASCDYQHYDSSSWETDVSAMSNSTVGAGDTSASVVGEAAQAADSSSATSTLRQVLSEAAHVQQLSSNDEAVDDDAELSHQLSRSELEGHDPASALSSVRLRAPLSPRTTTENIRIRSKFLRRRHSSGSDDSINLSQNETASDVSDVESRLLALNDQLRRRQTEAKRLKTEHNRLSKEKRKAQESALIKQIEVYDRCITDLRSQLDADAETGATANAVLAVRPVIRQPRALIRTDGAQSPTSGGRSESESAKSLEAEGHIPPAEQKEEHSSGTSSISTQVHTEADESMGQLSEHESIREPELVDDKDVAVLPAIESAESEKSLSELSTDPSATQENQAEISDCARADVFNQTMIIKSDVQVKEELAEDISKFILDQLIEETVALTSCCILKKKKKAEIPASNKSSADVLQRVSALLSTGTDAPKGNRCQLYLTTTFDIFSPDDVHSPVAHPAGSPSGPPCDVSSAEGRDALESKLNELRIENEWIDDDLQPVPSDSVVADENRDKVIQEAEALEREQKRIEQEIQRLSSGSVLYLREIPNKPPPPYTPPGQALTWQKIRSPVVAENQQIIPKSKEDVARCCRRFTEYLLDHDAEPDVHIPDELLTSDRPLQADQPAECQVNCRAFLSLLADLSRLHLTELRKQATFLANQKCMGGRPIRSRTELVKAVESAVLVQMNYQPRLLRESQLARWSQKKRDRVDEILVRELQIEEKFWTDFSSEEVQVKHQTADAILDMLLDETASICNRMIMQAAK